Proteins co-encoded in one Schistocerca cancellata isolate TAMUIC-IGC-003103 chromosome 5, iqSchCanc2.1, whole genome shotgun sequence genomic window:
- the LOC126188006 gene encoding acanthoscurrin-2-like codes for MKGLCVAALVLVISSEALGGYISSGGGGGWRGGGGGGYGGGGFGGGGFGGGGYSKGGGGFGGGGFGGGGHGGGGGFGGGGGGGPTIIKIIKLSGGGGGGGYGGGGGFGGGGKGGFGGGGFGGGGYGGGGGGYGGGGHGGGGGWRVSSGGWSGGGGGWNGGGGGGGWW; via the exons ATGAAG GGGCTGTGTGTGGCAGCGCTGGTCCTTGTGATCAGCTCCGAGGCGCTGGGAG GGTATATCAGCAGCGGAGGAGGCGGCGGCTGGAGAGGTGGTGGCGGTGGAGGTTATggagggggtggttttggcggGGGCGGTTTCGGCGGGGGCGGCTACAGTAAGGGAGGTGGTGGCTTCGGAGGAGGTGGCTTCGGAGGCGGTGGACACGGAGGCGGCGGCGGCttcggaggcggcggtggcggcggccccACCATCATCAAGATCATCAAGCtgagcggaggcggcggcggcggaggctacGGAGGCGGTGGTGGTTTCGGAGGGGGCGGCAAGGGAGGCTTCGGAGGTGGTGGCTTCGGAGGCGGAGGctacggaggcggcggcggcggatacGGAGGAGGCGGTCACGGGGGTGGCGGCGGATGGAGGGTCAGCAGCGGTGGCTggtccggcggcggcggcggatggaacggtggcggcggcggcg GTGGTTGGTGGTAA